Proteins from one Halovivax limisalsi genomic window:
- a CDS encoding NAD(P)/FAD-dependent oxidoreductase, which yields MEAAIVGGGIVGLASAYYLSQRGVDVTVLEKHSLGSGSTDRANGGIRAHFSSPVSSKLSQRSIEVWESFETEFDTDLEYRRPGYLFMARTEETAERFHDNVRKQDELGVESEFVSPERAGELVPELHADRFLGGAYSPDDGIADPHLGLQGFSIAANEAGADIRTGVTVTDVARDGNGAVTGVETSDGAVEADFVVNAAGPWAAQIAAMAGLDVPVTPKRRKLVIVDPETPVPEDTPFTIDADRGVHFRPERGGNVVAGGHFAETDPAQDPDDFEERVPLEWSAQVVEAASETAGYFGPRSEIRRAWAGLYAVTPDHHPIIEEAIPGFVNAIGFSGHGFMQSPATGQLVAELVVDGEATSIDISSLTAARFEGGSPLSEGTVID from the coding sequence ATGGAGGCAGCCATCGTCGGTGGCGGAATCGTCGGACTCGCGAGTGCGTACTACCTCAGCCAGCGGGGCGTGGACGTGACCGTCCTCGAGAAGCACTCGCTCGGGTCGGGGAGTACGGATCGGGCCAACGGCGGCATCCGCGCGCACTTCTCCTCGCCGGTGAGCTCGAAGCTCTCCCAGCGCAGCATCGAGGTCTGGGAGTCCTTCGAGACCGAGTTCGACACCGACCTCGAGTACCGGCGACCGGGCTACCTCTTCATGGCGCGCACGGAGGAGACGGCCGAGCGCTTCCACGATAACGTCCGCAAACAGGACGAACTCGGCGTCGAAAGCGAGTTCGTCTCGCCCGAACGCGCCGGCGAACTCGTCCCGGAACTCCACGCCGACCGATTCCTCGGCGGCGCCTACTCGCCCGACGACGGCATCGCCGACCCGCACCTGGGCCTGCAGGGTTTTTCCATCGCCGCGAACGAGGCCGGCGCCGACATCCGCACCGGCGTCACGGTGACCGACGTCGCGCGCGACGGCAACGGCGCCGTCACCGGCGTCGAGACGTCCGACGGCGCCGTCGAGGCCGATTTCGTCGTCAACGCCGCCGGGCCGTGGGCGGCCCAGATCGCCGCGATGGCCGGCCTCGACGTGCCGGTTACGCCGAAACGGCGCAAGCTCGTCATCGTCGATCCCGAGACGCCGGTGCCAGAGGACACGCCCTTCACCATCGACGCGGACCGGGGCGTTCACTTCCGGCCGGAGCGCGGGGGCAACGTCGTCGCCGGCGGCCACTTCGCCGAGACCGACCCGGCGCAGGATCCGGACGACTTCGAGGAGCGTGTCCCGCTCGAGTGGTCAGCGCAGGTGGTCGAGGCCGCGTCCGAGACCGCGGGCTACTTCGGCCCGCGCTCGGAGATCCGCCGCGCCTGGGCGGGGCTGTACGCCGTCACGCCGGACCACCACCCCATCATCGAGGAGGCGATCCCCGGCTTCGTCAACGCCATCGGCTTCTCGGGCCACGGCTTCATGCAGTCGCCGGCGACGGGCCAGCTCGTCGCCGAACTGGTCGTCGACGGCGAGGCCACCTCGATCGACATCTCCTCGCTGACGGCCGCGCGCTTCGAGGGCGGGAGCCCGCTGTCGGAAGGCACGGTCATCGACTGA
- a CDS encoding pyridoxal phosphate-dependent aminotransferase has translation MDPVTPAARMASVPFSGIREIFEECDRLEAEGEDVVHLEIGRPDFDTPRSIKDATASALENGEVHYTSNYGIAPLRETIAEKFESENDVAYDPDGEIVVTAGATESIFVSILGLIDEGDEVLLPDPRWTYGAHVELAGGTPVSYALDPDDGFQPDLDSLAAGVSERTKLLVVNSPQNPTGSVLTRERAAEIRDFAVEHDLVVISDEIYEKILYDDATHHSLAALDGMRERTITVNGVSKAYSMTGFRLGYLGAPPELIDPIVRTRQYTTTCAPSLSQWAAVEAIDRDPHGPLVEAFAERRERVLDRLEAIPGMTCPEPTGAFYAFPTIPDGFDDEEDFVWSLLQEAGVALVPGTVFGETGEGRVRIAYSNSLERIDEAFDRLEAWL, from the coding sequence ATGGACCCGGTTACCCCTGCTGCGCGCATGGCGTCGGTGCCGTTCTCGGGCATTCGAGAGATCTTCGAGGAGTGCGACCGCCTCGAGGCCGAGGGCGAGGACGTCGTCCACCTCGAGATCGGCCGGCCGGACTTCGATACGCCCCGGTCGATCAAGGACGCGACGGCGTCGGCCCTCGAGAACGGCGAGGTGCACTACACGTCGAACTACGGGATCGCCCCGCTTCGCGAGACCATCGCCGAGAAGTTCGAGTCGGAGAACGACGTCGCGTACGACCCCGACGGCGAGATCGTCGTCACCGCGGGCGCGACGGAGTCGATCTTCGTCTCCATCCTCGGCCTGATCGACGAGGGTGACGAGGTGCTCCTGCCCGATCCCCGCTGGACCTACGGCGCGCACGTCGAACTGGCGGGCGGAACGCCCGTCTCCTACGCGCTCGACCCCGACGACGGCTTCCAGCCCGACCTCGACTCGCTGGCGGCCGGCGTCTCGGAGCGGACGAAGCTGCTCGTCGTCAACAGCCCGCAGAACCCGACGGGATCGGTACTCACGCGCGAACGCGCCGCCGAGATCCGCGACTTCGCCGTCGAGCACGATCTCGTCGTCATCTCCGACGAGATCTACGAGAAGATCCTGTACGACGACGCGACCCACCACAGCCTGGCCGCGCTCGACGGGATGCGCGAGCGGACGATCACGGTCAACGGCGTCTCGAAGGCCTACTCGATGACCGGCTTCCGGCTGGGCTACCTCGGCGCGCCGCCGGAGCTGATCGACCCGATCGTCCGCACGCGCCAGTACACCACGACCTGCGCGCCGTCGCTCTCGCAGTGGGCGGCCGTCGAGGCGATCGACCGCGACCCGCACGGCCCGCTCGTCGAGGCCTTCGCCGAGCGTCGCGAGCGCGTCCTCGACCGCCTCGAGGCGATTCCGGGAATGACCTGTCCGGAGCCGACCGGCGCGTTCTACGCCTTCCCGACGATCCCCGACGGCTTCGACGACGAGGAGGACTTCGTCTGGTCGCTCCTGCAGGAGGCCGGCGTGGCGCTGGTGCCCGGGACCGTCTTCGGCGAGACCGGCGAGGGACGGGTCCGCATCGCCTACTCGAACTCCCTCGAGCGGATCGACGAGGCCTTCGACCGGCTCGAAGCCTGGCTGTAG
- a CDS encoding aldehyde dehydrogenase family protein, which translates to MQPRAYDNELTYLTHKQDDSAEAFHQAYEDAVESVRADLGQSHALKIDGEAVETGDTFTVTSPGNLDLEIGEFAAGSEEDVEAAVSAAAAAAPDWEALDVESRVEIFQDAADLMRDRKFELAAALSLENGKNRTEAMADVDEAIDFLDFYSSEFERAGGYEFDTGEPTPGQHTTNVLRPYGVFGVISPFNFPMALFVGMSSGAMVAGNTVVAKPASTTPLTAHLFVDILHEAGLPEGVINVVTGGGSDVGQPLVEHEDVSGVAFTGSRTVGLNIQETFMELGKRGPVIAELGGKNPVIVSDTADVDDAVEGVMNGAFSFSGQKCSATSRVYVHEDVIDEFTDKLVAETEDLTIGRATERDTFVSPLIDDSALEYYQEITEQAEADGTVRTGGTVVTDGDLADGRFVEPTVVTDIPHEHDLAREEHFLPFVTIHPISDLDEGIEKSNDSEYGLCAGLFSQDDAEIDRWFDEIESGMTYVNRTQSATTGALVQAQPFGGWKFSGTTGKFAGGYWYLQQFMREQSRTRVE; encoded by the coding sequence GTGCAACCCAGAGCGTACGATAACGAACTGACGTACCTCACACATAAACAAGATGACTCGGCGGAGGCGTTCCACCAGGCCTACGAGGACGCTGTCGAGTCGGTACGGGCCGACCTGGGGCAGTCACACGCGCTGAAGATCGACGGCGAGGCCGTCGAGACCGGCGACACCTTCACCGTGACCAGTCCCGGCAACCTGGACCTCGAAATCGGCGAGTTCGCCGCGGGAAGCGAGGAAGACGTCGAGGCCGCGGTCAGCGCCGCCGCGGCGGCGGCGCCGGACTGGGAGGCGCTCGACGTCGAGTCGCGCGTCGAGATCTTCCAGGACGCGGCGGACCTCATGCGCGACCGGAAGTTCGAACTCGCGGCCGCGCTCTCGCTGGAGAACGGGAAGAACCGGACCGAGGCGATGGCGGACGTCGACGAGGCGATCGACTTCCTCGACTTCTACTCGAGCGAGTTCGAGCGCGCCGGCGGCTACGAGTTCGACACCGGCGAGCCGACGCCCGGCCAGCACACGACGAACGTCCTGCGTCCCTACGGCGTCTTCGGCGTCATCTCCCCCTTCAACTTCCCGATGGCGCTGTTCGTCGGCATGAGCAGCGGCGCGATGGTGGCCGGTAACACCGTCGTCGCGAAACCCGCGAGCACGACGCCGCTGACCGCCCACCTGTTCGTCGACATCCTCCACGAGGCCGGCCTCCCGGAGGGCGTCATCAACGTCGTCACGGGCGGCGGCAGCGACGTCGGACAGCCCCTCGTCGAACACGAGGACGTCAGCGGCGTCGCCTTCACCGGTTCCCGGACGGTCGGCCTGAACATTCAGGAGACCTTCATGGAACTGGGCAAGCGCGGCCCCGTCATCGCCGAACTCGGCGGCAAGAACCCGGTCATCGTCAGCGACACGGCGGACGTCGACGACGCCGTCGAGGGCGTCATGAACGGCGCCTTCTCCTTCAGCGGGCAGAAGTGCTCCGCAACCTCGCGCGTCTACGTCCACGAGGACGTCATCGACGAGTTCACCGACAAACTCGTGGCCGAGACCGAGGACCTCACCATCGGCCGGGCGACCGAGCGCGACACCTTCGTCTCGCCGCTGATCGACGACAGCGCGCTCGAGTACTACCAGGAGATCACCGAGCAGGCCGAAGCCGACGGGACCGTCCGCACCGGCGGGACCGTCGTCACGGACGGCGACCTCGCCGACGGACGGTTCGTCGAACCGACGGTCGTCACCGACATCCCGCACGAACACGACCTCGCGCGGGAGGAACACTTCCTGCCCTTCGTGACGATCCACCCGATCTCGGATCTGGACGAGGGGATCGAGAAGTCCAACGACAGCGAGTACGGCCTCTGTGCGGGGCTGTTCTCGCAGGACGACGCGGAGATCGATCGCTGGTTCGACGAGATCGAGTCCGGCATGACCTACGTCAACCGGACCCAGAGCGCGACCACCGGCGCGCTCGTCCAGGCCCAGCCCTTCGGCGGCTGGAAGTTCTCCGGGACCACCGGCAAGTTCGCCGGCGGCTACTGGTACCTCCAGCAGTTCATGCGCGAGCAGAGCCGCACGCGCGTCGAATAA
- a CDS encoding SDR family oxidoreductase, whose amino-acid sequence MSLQLDGNVALVTASSGGLGKASAEVFAREDANVVVNGRDRDALDATVAELDDLGDGRVVGVQGDLTEADDIENLVETTLDEFGGLDHLVTSAGGPPSGPFLEMEDEDWYHAFDLLVMSVVRLVREAADPLQADGGGTIVNITSRSVKEAIDSLVLSNSVRMSVIGLEKTLSSELAPEVRANAVLPGPHETTRIQDLVEQAVDRGEYDSYEEGLEARGEGIPLERIGEPTELGEVVAFLSSPRASYLNGVAVPIDGGAGASNL is encoded by the coding sequence ATGAGTCTCCAACTGGACGGAAACGTCGCACTGGTAACCGCCTCGAGCGGCGGGCTCGGGAAGGCCTCCGCCGAAGTCTTCGCGCGCGAAGACGCGAACGTCGTCGTCAACGGGCGCGATCGGGATGCACTCGACGCGACGGTCGCCGAACTCGACGACCTCGGCGACGGACGCGTCGTCGGCGTGCAGGGCGACCTGACCGAGGCCGACGACATCGAAAACCTGGTCGAGACGACCCTCGACGAGTTCGGCGGGCTGGACCACCTGGTGACGAGCGCGGGCGGGCCGCCGAGCGGGCCGTTCCTCGAGATGGAGGACGAGGACTGGTACCACGCGTTCGACCTGCTCGTGATGAGCGTCGTCCGCCTCGTCCGCGAGGCCGCCGACCCGCTCCAGGCCGACGGCGGCGGCACCATCGTCAACATCACCTCCCGGAGCGTCAAGGAGGCGATCGACTCGCTCGTCCTCTCGAACAGCGTGCGGATGAGCGTCATCGGGCTGGAGAAGACCCTCTCCAGCGAACTGGCGCCCGAGGTGCGCGCGAACGCGGTGCTGCCGGGGCCCCACGAGACGACGCGCATCCAGGACCTCGTCGAGCAGGCCGTCGACCGCGGCGAGTACGACAGCTACGAGGAGGGCCTCGAGGCCCGCGGCGAGGGCATCCCGCTCGAGCGCATCGGCGAACCCACCGAACTCGGCGAGGTCGTCGCCTTCCTGAGTTCGCCGCGCGCGAGCTACCTCAACGGCGTGGCCGTCCCGATCGACGGCGGCGCGGGCGCCTCGAACCTGTAA
- a CDS encoding NAD(P)/FAD-dependent oxidoreductase, translating to MPSALIVGGGIVGLASAFELADRGADVTLLERGSVGAENSVRTGGGVRAQFGTAVNVRLSQASLPVWESVAERFGVDPDFRRPGYLFLARAEATAGALRENVALQTDLGVESEYLEPEAAREHCPELRAEDFVGAAYCPTDGYLDHHRAVQGYHEAALDAGVEIRTGTPVTGVRVEGGRVDDDDRPVDGRVVGVDTPTASLDADVVVNAAGAWGGRVAAMAGLDLPIAPKRRQLLIVEPERPVPDDTAWTADLDAGAHFRPDGGGRALVGGIEDPDDEPVDPERYSRRYDDAWAEAVRERAAAVAGYVSPAATILDGWAGLYAMTPDGHPIIEETVPGLVNAVGFSGHGLMHAPAVGTVVAELILDGAAETVDVSALTADRFDGSNPLAERTVF from the coding sequence GTGCCCTCCGCCCTGATCGTCGGCGGCGGCATCGTCGGCCTCGCCAGCGCGTTCGAACTCGCCGACCGCGGGGCCGACGTGACGCTCCTCGAACGCGGGAGCGTCGGCGCCGAGAACTCGGTCCGGACCGGCGGCGGGGTCAGGGCACAGTTCGGAACGGCGGTCAACGTTCGCCTCTCGCAGGCGAGTCTCCCGGTCTGGGAGTCCGTCGCCGAGCGCTTCGGCGTCGACCCGGACTTCCGCCGGCCGGGGTACCTCTTCCTCGCGCGAGCCGAGGCGACCGCCGGGGCCTTGCGCGAGAACGTCGCGCTCCAGACCGATCTCGGCGTCGAGAGCGAGTACCTCGAACCGGAAGCCGCCCGCGAGCACTGTCCCGAACTCCGCGCCGAGGACTTCGTCGGCGCCGCGTACTGCCCGACGGACGGCTACCTCGACCACCACCGCGCGGTCCAGGGCTACCACGAGGCCGCCCTCGACGCGGGGGTCGAGATCCGCACGGGAACCCCGGTTACAGGCGTCCGCGTGGAGGGCGGCCGGGTCGACGACGATGACCGACCTGTCGACGGCCGCGTCGTTGGCGTCGACACCCCGACGGCGTCGCTCGACGCCGACGTCGTCGTCAACGCCGCCGGGGCCTGGGGCGGTCGCGTCGCCGCGATGGCCGGCCTCGACCTCCCGATCGCTCCGAAGCGCCGGCAACTGTTGATCGTCGAGCCCGAGCGGCCGGTCCCCGACGACACGGCGTGGACGGCCGATCTCGACGCGGGCGCGCACTTTCGCCCCGACGGTGGCGGGCGCGCGCTGGTCGGCGGCATCGAGGACCCCGACGACGAGCCGGTCGATCCGGAGCGCTACTCGCGCCGGTACGACGACGCGTGGGCCGAGGCCGTCCGCGAGCGCGCGGCCGCGGTCGCGGGCTACGTCTCGCCGGCCGCGACGATCCTGGACGGCTGGGCCGGTCTCTACGCCATGACGCCTGACGGACACCCGATCATCGAGGAGACGGTTCCGGGCCTCGTCAACGCGGTCGGCTTCTCGGGGCACGGTCTGATGCACGCCCCGGCGGTCGGTACCGTCGTGGCGGAGCTGATCCTCGACGGCGCGGCCGAGACCGTCGACGTCTCGGCCCTGACCGCGGACCGTTTCGACGGCTCGAACCCGCTCGCGGAACGCACCGTCTTCTGA
- a CDS encoding cupin domain-containing protein, with protein sequence MKEVSFADAETYEPDDGWRRVSLAGSDKFTFEWFEKPPGHSSPMHDHENEQVCVVIEGEITIFTEDGESATLDEPFDSAHLDAWEAHRVENTGDERAVAIDVFAPGRGFDFWTDREE encoded by the coding sequence ATGAAAGAGGTATCCTTCGCGGATGCGGAGACGTACGAACCCGACGATGGCTGGCGGCGCGTCTCGCTCGCCGGCAGCGACAAGTTCACCTTCGAGTGGTTCGAGAAGCCGCCGGGCCACTCTTCGCCCATGCACGACCACGAGAACGAACAGGTCTGCGTCGTGATCGAGGGCGAAATCACCATCTTCACCGAGGACGGCGAGTCGGCGACGCTCGACGAGCCGTTCGACTCGGCCCACCTCGACGCCTGGGAGGCCCACCGGGTCGAGAACACCGGCGACGAGCGCGCCGTCGCGATCGACGTCTTCGCGCCCGGGCGCGGCTTCGACTTCTGGACCGATCGCGAGGAATAA
- a CDS encoding proline racemase family protein: MSDETADAGPVDWHAAGDWAPPADWPAIETIDSHTGGEPLRIIVDGWPAIEGDTILEKRRYAREHHDHLRRALMYEPRGHADMYGAIPVEPERPDSDVGVLFTHNEGYSTMCGHGIIALATAAFETGMADPDAYDRAAGDPTIRMDTPAGLVTARARMDGERVASVAFENVPAFVFEPELTVEVPDVGEVTVAIAYGGAFYAYLPAAEAGLTVEPERVDDLIRVGSAIKAAVNDAIEIEHPEDDDLGFLYGTIFTAPSDRDGVDSRNVCIFADGEVDRSPTGTGVSGRLALEAHHGRLEPDEPFVVESIVGSAFTGRLRGETAVGPFDAVVPEVAGSAHLTGRCEFVIDPDDPLGEGFLLR; this comes from the coding sequence GTGAGCGACGAGACCGCAGACGCGGGCCCGGTGGACTGGCACGCTGCGGGCGACTGGGCGCCGCCGGCCGACTGGCCCGCGATCGAGACGATCGACTCCCACACGGGCGGCGAGCCGCTGCGCATCATCGTCGACGGCTGGCCGGCGATCGAGGGCGACACGATCCTCGAAAAGCGTCGGTACGCCCGCGAGCACCACGACCACCTCCGGCGGGCGCTGATGTACGAACCCCGCGGGCACGCGGACATGTACGGGGCGATCCCGGTCGAACCCGAGCGCCCCGACTCGGACGTCGGCGTGCTCTTCACCCACAACGAGGGCTACAGTACCATGTGCGGGCACGGCATCATCGCGCTCGCGACGGCCGCCTTCGAGACGGGCATGGCCGATCCGGACGCGTACGACCGCGCGGCAGGCGACCCCACCATCCGGATGGATACGCCCGCCGGCCTCGTGACCGCCCGCGCGAGGATGGACGGCGAGCGCGTCGCCTCGGTCGCGTTCGAGAACGTCCCCGCCTTCGTCTTCGAACCCGAACTCACGGTCGAGGTCCCCGACGTCGGCGAGGTGACGGTCGCGATCGCCTACGGCGGCGCGTTCTACGCCTACCTCCCCGCGGCGGAGGCGGGCCTCACCGTCGAACCCGAGCGCGTCGACGACCTGATCCGCGTCGGCTCCGCCATCAAGGCGGCGGTGAACGACGCGATCGAGATCGAGCACCCGGAAGACGACGACCTCGGCTTCCTCTACGGGACGATCTTCACCGCCCCGTCGGATCGTGACGGCGTCGACAGTCGCAACGTCTGCATCTTCGCCGACGGCGAAGTGGATCGCTCGCCGACGGGCACCGGCGTCAGCGGTCGCCTCGCGCTGGAGGCCCACCACGGTCGCCTCGAACCGGACGAACCGTTCGTCGTCGAGAGCATCGTCGGTTCGGCGTTCACAGGCCGGCTCCGCGGCGAGACGGCCGTCGGCCCCTTCGACGCGGTCGTCCCCGAGGTCGCGGGCAGCGCCCACCTCACCGGCCGCTGCGAGTTCGTGATCGACCCCGACGACCCGCTGGGTGAGGGGTTTCTCCTGCGGTAG
- a CDS encoding cis-3-hydroxy-L-proline dehydratase: MEITGIAVYQVDLPIAEGSYDWSGGNSYEAFDSTIVRLETDAGPAGWGEVATLGSAYLPAYARGARAAIEELAPAVLGSDPTQPAVLAERLDRQLRGHPYAKSVIDMACWDLAGKAADAPVSTLLGGRFGDDVPLYRAISQDTPEAMADSVAAYRDAGYENFQLKIGEDPVTDAERIRATRAELDDEHVLDADANTGLTRHEAVRLVEAVDDVDVYIEQPCHSYEACRAVRRKTDHPFVLDEVMTGVDAVVRGYEDDAMDVVNLKIAKVGGLTRARTIRDLCSQFELAMIVEDTWGSEIATAAIAHLAQSTPADARLASTDFQSYNTVTTADGAPETADGRMRASTEPGLGVEPRLDVLGEPVATYGGGA; this comes from the coding sequence ATGGAAATCACAGGCATAGCGGTCTACCAGGTCGATCTCCCGATCGCAGAGGGGAGTTACGACTGGTCGGGCGGCAACTCCTACGAGGCGTTCGACTCGACGATCGTTCGGCTGGAGACGGACGCGGGCCCGGCCGGCTGGGGCGAGGTCGCGACGCTCGGCTCCGCGTACCTGCCGGCGTACGCCCGCGGAGCGCGGGCGGCCATCGAAGAACTGGCGCCCGCGGTGCTGGGTTCCGATCCCACCCAGCCCGCGGTGCTGGCAGAACGCCTCGACCGGCAACTCCGGGGCCATCCCTACGCCAAGTCGGTGATCGACATGGCCTGCTGGGATCTAGCGGGGAAGGCCGCCGACGCACCCGTCTCGACGCTGCTCGGCGGGCGGTTCGGCGACGACGTCCCGCTCTACCGGGCGATCTCGCAGGACACGCCAGAGGCGATGGCCGACAGCGTCGCCGCCTACCGCGATGCCGGCTACGAGAACTTCCAGCTGAAGATCGGCGAGGATCCGGTGACCGACGCCGAGCGAATCCGGGCGACGCGGGCCGAACTCGACGACGAACACGTCCTGGACGCCGACGCGAACACGGGCCTGACGCGACACGAGGCCGTCCGGCTCGTCGAGGCGGTCGACGACGTCGACGTCTACATCGAACAGCCCTGTCACAGCTACGAGGCCTGCCGGGCGGTTCGCCGGAAGACCGACCACCCGTTCGTCCTTGACGAGGTGATGACCGGCGTCGACGCCGTCGTCCGGGGCTACGAGGACGACGCGATGGACGTCGTCAACCTCAAGATCGCGAAGGTGGGCGGGCTGACGCGCGCGCGGACGATCCGCGACCTCTGCTCGCAGTTCGAACTCGCGATGATCGTCGAGGACACGTGGGGCAGCGAGATCGCGACGGCCGCCATCGCCCACCTCGCTCAGAGCACGCCGGCCGACGCCCGTCTGGCCAGTACCGACTTTCAGAGTTACAACACGGTGACGACCGCCGACGGCGCGCCCGAGACGGCCGACGGCCGGATGCGCGCCTCGACGGAGCCGGGCCTCGGCGTCGAACCCCGCCTGGACGTGCTCGGCGAACCGGTTGCCACCTACGGAGGGGGCGCGTGA
- a CDS encoding NAD(P)/FAD-dependent oxidoreductase encodes MNVVIVGGGIVGCASAYYLAERGADVTLLERASLGAGATDRAAGGIRAQFSTDVGIRLSQAAISVWETFEDEFGVDVEYRRPGYLYLAREESTAALFEETVPFQNERGVDSRILDPADATEYVPGLRTERYVATAYCPTDGFADPHLGLQGFSIAANEAGAEIETGVAVTDLLVEGGGTGDGPAEDTGAGDGDRPDGRVVGVETTEGRYDADVVVNAAGSWSPKIAAMAGIDLPVTPRRRQALIVEPESPVPDSNPFVTDLDDGCYFRPERDGKALVGGHFGQDPVQDPDAYEQSHDLAWAADVVEHVATVADYFGPDSKLVRGWAGLYAMTPDHHPVIEESMPGLLTATGFSGHGFMLSPATGQVVAELALDGEATTVDVAPLARDRFERDAALHETYFSA; translated from the coding sequence ATGAACGTCGTCATCGTCGGCGGAGGGATCGTTGGCTGTGCGAGCGCGTACTACCTGGCCGAGCGGGGGGCCGACGTCACCCTCCTCGAACGCGCGTCGCTCGGCGCGGGGGCGACGGATCGGGCGGCCGGCGGCATCCGCGCGCAGTTTTCGACCGACGTGGGTATCCGGCTCTCGCAGGCGGCCATCTCGGTCTGGGAGACCTTCGAAGACGAGTTCGGCGTCGACGTCGAGTACCGACGGCCCGGCTACCTCTACCTCGCGCGCGAGGAATCGACGGCCGCGCTCTTCGAGGAGACGGTGCCCTTCCAGAACGAGCGGGGCGTCGACAGCCGAATCCTGGACCCCGCGGACGCGACCGAGTACGTCCCCGGCCTGCGGACCGAGCGGTACGTCGCGACGGCGTACTGCCCGACCGACGGCTTCGCGGACCCGCACCTGGGATTGCAGGGCTTTTCGATCGCGGCGAACGAGGCCGGCGCCGAGATCGAGACGGGCGTCGCGGTGACCGACCTGCTCGTCGAGGGCGGCGGAACCGGCGACGGCCCCGCCGAAGATACCGGAGCCGGCGACGGCGACCGACCCGACGGTCGCGTCGTCGGCGTCGAGACGACCGAGGGGCGCTACGACGCCGACGTCGTCGTCAACGCCGCGGGGTCGTGGTCGCCGAAGATCGCCGCGATGGCCGGCATCGACCTGCCGGTGACGCCCAGGCGTCGCCAGGCGCTGATCGTCGAGCCGGAATCGCCGGTGCCGGACTCGAACCCGTTCGTGACCGACCTCGACGACGGCTGTTACTTCCGCCCCGAGCGCGACGGCAAGGCGCTCGTGGGCGGTCACTTCGGGCAGGACCCGGTGCAGGACCCCGACGCGTACGAGCAATCCCACGACCTCGCCTGGGCCGCGGACGTCGTCGAACACGTCGCAACCGTGGCCGACTACTTCGGGCCGGACTCCAAGCTGGTTCGCGGCTGGGCGGGCCTCTACGCGATGACGCCCGATCACCACCCGGTCATCGAGGAGTCGATGCCGGGCCTGCTCACCGCGACCGGCTTCTCCGGTCACGGATTCATGCTGTCGCCCGCGACGGGCCAGGTCGTCGCGGAACTCGCCCTCGACGGCGAGGCCACGACGGTCGACGTCGCGCCGCTCGCGCGCGATCGATTCGAGCGGGACGCGGCGCTCCACGAGACGTACTTCAGCGCCTGA
- a CDS encoding NAD-dependent epimerase/dehydratase family protein, whose amino-acid sequence MRVLVTGAHGRVGEGIKLRFADDPAYELTYLDREDHPDYETHVADVANYEAIRPAFDEQDAVIHLAAYPLTDGTWDQVRESNLVGTHNVLDAAADAGVETFIFASSIHAAGKYEEDHAPECYELDYDLTVTHEDPERPDSYYGASKAFGEDWGRYYIENHDYPERFYAIRIASIREPPYDNPYGDAEKGVEDGDWERGSEPYEEQVKRLKGTWLSERDWAQMLELCLEDDEVEFDIFFGTSENERGWYDIEHAKEVLGYEPQDRGEDWTEPPEELVEHVDANRSG is encoded by the coding sequence ATGCGAGTGCTCGTGACCGGTGCGCACGGTCGAGTCGGTGAAGGCATCAAGCTCCGCTTCGCGGACGACCCGGCGTACGAACTGACGTACCTCGACCGGGAGGATCATCCCGACTACGAGACCCACGTCGCGGACGTCGCCAACTACGAGGCCATCCGGCCGGCGTTCGACGAGCAGGACGCCGTCATCCACCTGGCGGCCTACCCGCTGACCGACGGCACCTGGGACCAGGTGCGCGAGAGCAACCTCGTCGGCACGCACAACGTCCTCGACGCGGCCGCGGATGCGGGCGTCGAGACGTTCATCTTCGCGTCCTCGATCCACGCCGCGGGCAAGTACGAGGAGGATCACGCGCCCGAGTGCTACGAACTCGACTACGACCTGACGGTCACGCACGAGGATCCGGAACGGCCCGACTCCTACTACGGCGCCTCGAAGGCCTTCGGCGAGGACTGGGGCCGGTACTACATCGAAAATCACGACTACCCCGAGCGGTTCTACGCGATTCGCATCGCGAGCATCCGCGAGCCGCCCTACGACAACCCCTACGGCGACGCGGAGAAGGGCGTCGAGGACGGCGACTGGGAGCGGGGCAGCGAGCCCTACGAGGAGCAGGTCAAGCGCCTGAAGGGGACGTGGCTCTCCGAGCGCGACTGGGCCCAGATGCTCGAGCTGTGTCTCGAAGACGACGAGGTCGAGTTCGACATCTTCTTCGGAACGAGCGAGAACGAACGCGGCTGGTACGACATCGAACACGCCAAGGAGGTCCTGGGCTACGAACCCCAGGACCGGGGCGAGGACTGGACCGAACCGCCCGAAGAACTGGTCGAGCACGTCGACGCGAACCGGTCCGGGTGA